Proteins from a genomic interval of Raphanus sativus cultivar WK10039 unplaced genomic scaffold, ASM80110v3 Scaffold3806, whole genome shotgun sequence:
- the LOC130506941 gene encoding uncharacterized protein LOC130506941 yields MATEISLDLINQLKLSLRRNANLDSSSPILLPTAPEAISELDASSPPYLRCRSCKGKLLRGIESLICVFCGEQQRTSDNAPDPIKFTSTSAYKWFLSSLNLDGSEMVEPLEETNVSRRGGKIPVVKGVAALSEFLDLEVQWSARAETSDGLSVQNKSPLNLGGISLDDLSKVESKREDDDDFKDPRSLSLFDSSVKSQGVVESQQNDNVGLIKGKASSEGRESLSLFAGQDSDSLAEKGNFGFFEEKDSENSFKEDKNLSLFDGKDSLRTSSSRKDDDSFGFFEGRDAQGTSSSKEDESFGFFEGKYAQRNSTSNEDGNLGLFEGKDGQKNSSFKEDETFGLFEGVPSSNDGLKSFDDKVAASSSDWDSDFQSVSQEKNTGDPFVSSPVDFSAHMDTVFGSGKPADSSTAYVSNAGDWLQDDFFGNATGKSQNNDQTANDKNEGQVVGGNGSPSMDIDWIGEDLWQTSEKKAVEKTPTDDNDDEDDWNDFASSANSKTPSNLLSRTMESSQEEIFDGMSRVKNDVKEQSEYEKQNTGTSMISDIAKVQEDDLFGNWDSFSSSAVLQTPVQPPTSHVTPSPEQNQGMNLLEESNHHRDLDSGLFSESIGGHTNSEEVTAMPSGTSSTSERTGDPDVQDQVTTDSRKSKSDVAEEVMSQMHDLSFMLETKLSVPPISKAE; encoded by the exons ATGGCGACGGAGATCTCCTTGGATCTAATCAACCAACTTAAGCTCTCGCTTCGTAGGAACGCCAATCTCGATTCCTCTTCCCCCATCCTTCTTCCCACAGCTCCGGAGGCGATCTCGGAACTCGACGCCTCCTCGCCTCCTTACCTCCGTTGCCGGAGCTGCAAAGGAAAGCTTCTGCGAGGGATCGAGTCTCTGATCTGCGTTTTCTGCGGCGAGCAGCAACGGACGAGCGATAACGCTCCTGATCCGATCAAGTTCACCTCCACTTCCGCTTACAAATGGTTTCTCAGCTCTCTCAATCTAGATGGATCG GAGATGGTAGAGCCGTTAGAGGAAACGAATGTATCAAGAAGAGGAGGTAAGATACCTGTAGTGAAAGGAGTTGCTGCTTTGTCTGAGTTTCTTGATTTGGAAGTGCAATGGTCTGCTAGAGCTGAAACGAGTGATGGACTATCAGTACAGAATAAAAGCCCTCTGAATCTAGGAGGAATCAGTCTTGATGATCTTTCCAAAGTTGAGAGTAAACGGGAGGATGACGATGATTTTAAGGATCCACGTAGTCTTAGCTTGTTTGATAGTAGTGTCAAGAGCCAAGGAGTTGTTGAATCGCAGCAGAATGATAATGTTGGTTTGATTAAGGGAAAAGCTTCATCTGAAGGACGTGAGAGTCTTAGTTTGTTTGCGGGACAGGATAGTGATTCTTTAGCAGAGAAGGGAAATTTTGGGTTCTTTGAGGAAAAAGATTCTGAGAACTCTTTTAAAGAGGATAAGAACCTTAGTCTGTTTGATGGGAAAGATTCTCTGAGAACTAGTTCTTCTAGAAAAGATGATGATAGTTTTGGATTCTTTGAGGGTAGAGATGCTCAGGGAACAAGTTCTTCTAAAGAAGATGAGAGTTTTGGTTTCTTTGAAGGCAAATATGCTCAGAGGAATAGTACTTCGAACGAGGATGGTAATCTTGGTTTGTTTGAGGGTAAAGATGGTCAGAAAAATAGTTCTTTTAAAGAGGATGAAACCTTTGGTTTGTTTGAGGGAGTGCCATCATCAAATGATGGCCTCAAGTCTTTTGATGACAAGGTTGCTGCCTCTTCTTCTGATTGGGATTCTGACTTTCAATCTGTCTCCCAGGAAAAAAATACTGGCGATCCTTTTGTAAGTTCTCCAGTTGATTTCTCTGCTCATATGGATACTGTCTTTGGTTCCGGAAAACCAGCAGATTCTTCAACTGCATATGTTTCCAATGCTGGTGACTGGCTGCAAGATGATTTTTTTGGTAATGCTACTGGCAAGTCTCAGAACAACGACCagactgccaatgataagaatGAGGGACAAGTTGTGGGAGGAAATGGAAGTCCATCCATGGATATTGATTGGATTGGAGAAGATCTATGGCAAACCAGTGAAAAGAAAGCCGTTGAGAAGACACCTACggatgataatgatgatgaagatgactGGAATGATTTTGCTAGCTCAGCTAACTCCAAGACTCCTAGTAATCTGCTTTCGAGAACCATGGAAAGTTCCCAAGAAGAGATATTTGATGGGATGTCACGTGTTAAGAACGACGTTAAAGAACAGAGCGAATATGAGAAGCAGAATACTGGTACAAGCATGATATCTGACATAGCCAAAGTTCAAGAAGATGATCTCTTTGGAAATTGGGATAGTTTCTCATCCTCAGCCGTTTTGCAAACACCTGTGCAGCCTCCCACAAGCCATGTGACTCCATCTCCTGAGCAGAATCAGGGGATGAACTTGTTGGAGGAAAGTAACCACCACAGAGACCTTGATTCTGGTTTGTTTTCGGAAAGTATTGGGGGCCACACCAACTCAGAGGAGGTCACAGCCATGCCTTCCGGAACCTCCTCAACCTCAGAGAG AACGGGTGATCCTGATGTTCAAGATCAAGTAACAACTGATTCCCGCAAGTCAAAGAGTGATGTTGCGGAGGAGGTGATGTCACAGATGCATGATCTCTCGTTTATGCTCGAGACCAAACTCTCTGTGCCTCCAATCTCCAAGGCAGAGTAA
- the LOC130506942 gene encoding uncharacterized protein LOC130506942, with product MSQIPPPPPPEQQYPSTVPLSSILPSTLMNPHQTRSSSSTSRASSSFVVGQSQFVSLTSAIQGLEFSGLDLPDSVGEFVVSGVLVLQCERVLQLILRFMQAKNILVNLQESIIWTSW from the exons ATGAGTCAGATCCCGCCGCCACCGCCGCCGGAACAACAATATCCGTCAACCGTTCCGCTCTCTTCAATCCTCCCG TCCACTCTCATGAACCCACACCAGACTCGGAGCTCGTCAAGCACCTCAAGAGCGTCATCAAG TTTCGTGGTCGGCCAATCTCAGTTTGTGAGTTTGACGAG TGCAATCCAAGGGCTCGAGTTTAGTGGCCTTGATTTGCCGGATTCAGTTGGAGAGTTTGTTGTTAGTGGGGTTCTCGTTCTTCAGTGCGAGAGAGTATTGCAATTGATTTTACGTTTTATGCAGGCAAAAAACATCCTGGTGAATCTGCAGGAAAGCATAATATGGACATCCTGGTGA